Part of the Tissierellales bacterium genome, AACGAGAAATTAATTTGAGACTTAATACATTAGATAAAGCAGCTATTACTATTATCAAAGAAATTGTTGCAATTTTATTTTCACCCCATAATATGAAGTTAAGAATATATACTTTGCTTAATGTAAATACAATAAAAATGGTTAATATAGTTGTAATTGAGTAAATCAATTTATTTCTAAAAAAAGCTAAAACTGAACAAAGAGATGTACTCGCAACAAAATACATTATGATTGATAAAATTATAAGTTTTTCTAGAGTATTGTCAAAAGTATTCCAATTCAATCCTATTGTATTTGGTAGAACTGATGAAATATTTGAAATTAGAATACTAATAGATATATATACAATGGAAAAACTAATACTCAAAAAGACAAGATAATGTGTCATTTCTTTGAAAGAATCTATGCGAGACTTGTCAAATAAGATATCTAGTCTTAACTTTTGATGAATGCACAAAAAACTAGAAAAAGCCAATGTAAATATAAAATACAGACCTATAAAATAAAAGGCGATAGTAGTTGTATTTGAGCTATTGTATGAGCTGAAACTACTTACTTGGCCAATGAATCCTAACAAAGTTAAAGCAAAAATTAGCAAATAATAGTATTTGAATTGGGAAAAAAGTTTCTTCATATTAGTCATGATTTAAATCCTCCTCGGTAATAGCGATAAATAACTCATCAAGTTTTAGTTTAGAGATTTCACAATTGTGACTTTTAAAGTAGTTTCTATCTTCAGTGGATAATTCATCATATATTTTTATATCACATTGACTTCCGAAACAAGAAGAGTTAAGAACGTTGTAGTTTTTGTATAGTCTAGCTGATATTTTTTCAGGTACTATAATTCTAAGCGCTTTAGAATCAAGTTCATCTCTAGATGTATGAAAAGCTATTTTACCTTTGTCTATAATCAATATTTCTTCAAGATAATTTTCAAACTCTTGTATATAGTGACTCGAAAGGATTATTGTTCTAGGATGCTCGATATAACTATCTAGCATTTCATCTAAAAGTAATTTTCTAGTAGGAATATCGCAAGAAACAAAGGTTTCATCAAAAAGAGTCAATTGAGCATAGCTGCAAAGTCCTATTATGAAATTAAACAAACCGCTTTGACCTTTCGATAGAGACATGTATTTTACATTTAAGTTTAGATTGAATTTTTCAAGTAATTTTCTAGCATAAATTTCATCAAAATTACAATAACAATCGCTAGCTATTTTTATAATATGCTCAAGTTTGAAATTCGAAAAGATTGGTTCGAAATCATTTGACAAAGAGATACTTGTATTTTTTTCGGACAAATTTTCTATGTGACCTTGAGTCGGGAAAATATGCTTGGCAAGTATTTTCAAAAGGGTAGTTTTACCTGATCCATTTTTGCCCACTAATCCAATTATTTTATTTTGATTTATACTTATTGAAATATTATTTAATGCTAGGCTGTTTTTTTCTTGTGAATCATATTTTTTGGAAATATTATTTAGTTTCAACGTTAAAGCCCTCCTTTACTTAGCACCATTTTTTATTAATTGGATAACATCGTGTTTACTTAAGCCTATTTTTTTAGCTTCTAGCAACATGTTTTCAATAAAATTACTATAGAATTGATTGCTTTTTTCTTGTAAAATTATTTCTTTTGCATTTTGATATACGAACATTCCAACACCTCTTTTTTTGTATATTATGTTTTTATCAATTAGAATAGTTAATCCTTTGCGTGCAGTCGCTGGATTTATAGAAAATAATTTTGCGAGTTGGTTAGTTGAGTAAACTTTTGAGTCTGCTTGCAATTCATCAGAAAGTATTTGATCTTCTATTAATTTAGCTATTTGCTCATAGATAGGTACGTTTGAATTTGTATTAATATGCACTAGTCATACACCTCACTTATACTATTTTTTGATACAATTCATAAATTACGATAATTTGAGCTAGTTAGTTGGTTGTGTGACTAACCAACTAAGGATATTTTAGCAACTTGAGGGATTTATGTCAAGGATTTATTTAAAAATAATGACTTGAAAATATTGCTACAAAGCTCGATTAAGGGTAAAATATATAGTAACGCTTATTATTAAATAGTAATAGAAACTAGAAAGGCTGAGAATTTAAATGAAATCAAATAGGAATAACAAAAATAATAATAAAAAGAATGATAATTTTAAAGATAGAGGCAAAGGTAGATATCATAGGAAAAGCAAATCGAATGTTAGGATTAAAAGTTACAGTGTTGATGCTCAAATAACTAGCATCAATAAGTCCGGTAAAGCAGTATTTGAGTATAAGGGAAGTGTTTTTGAAGTTCCATATTTGCTTCCAGGAGAAAAAGCCTTACTAGAACTTAAAGAAGGACCTAGATATACTGAAGTAAGAACTAAAAAACTAAAAAAAGAATCGCAAGATAGAGTAAAACCTGCATGCAGACACTTTAAGGAATGTGGAGGTTGCCACTTGCAACACATGAATTACGAGGCGCAACTTAAATTTAAACAGGATCAAGTGAAAAATCTGATGAGTTCTTATGGAAAAGTCAATGAAATAATTGGAATGGAAAATCCATATGATTATAGAAATAAAGTTCATTCAACATTTAAAACTGAAAAAAAAGGATCTATTATTTCAGGTATATATAAGCCGTATAGTCATGATATAGTGCCAATAGATAGATGTGTTATACAAAATCCAAAGGCTGATGAACTTATAATGAGTATTAGAAAAATTGCCAAGAAATGTAAGCTGAAACCGTATAATGAAGACTTGGAAAAGGGATTTTTGAGGCATGTATTGATTAGGACTGGATATAATACTGGAGAAATAATGGTAGTGCTTGTAGTTACAAAAAAAATATTTCCATCAAAAACTAAATTTATTGCTGAATTGAAAAAAGCACATCCAGAAGTAGATACTTTGATAATGAATTTGAATAGTAGAAAAACAAGTGTGGTGCTTGGTGGATGGGAGAAAGTGTTATATGGTAAAGGGTATATAGAAGATATACTTTGTGGAAAGAAATTCCAATTATCGGCACGATCATTTTATCAAATAAACCCAATTCAGACTGAAAAGCTTTACAATAAAGCCATAGAAATGGCTGAATTAAAGGGCAATGAGGTGGTTCTTGATACTTACTGCGGGATAGGGACTATAGGAATAATTGCTAGTGATAAGGCAAAGAAAGTTATAGGCGTCGAGGTAAATCATCAAGCTGTGAAAAATGCAAAGAATAATGCAAAAATTAATGAATGTTCCAATATAGAGTTTTATGAAAGAGATGCTACTGATTTCATGAAAGCAGCAGCTAAAGATGATTTTGATATAGATGTTTTATTCATGGATCCTCCAAGAGAAGGAAGTAACGAACATTTCTTAGGTGCTGCAGTTAAATTATCTCCAAGAACAATAGTATATATTTCTTGCAATCC contains:
- the rlmD gene encoding 23S rRNA (uracil(1939)-C(5))-methyltransferase RlmD, producing the protein MKSNRNNKNNNKKNDNFKDRGKGRYHRKSKSNVRIKSYSVDAQITSINKSGKAVFEYKGSVFEVPYLLPGEKALLELKEGPRYTEVRTKKLKKESQDRVKPACRHFKECGGCHLQHMNYEAQLKFKQDQVKNLMSSYGKVNEIIGMENPYDYRNKVHSTFKTEKKGSIISGIYKPYSHDIVPIDRCVIQNPKADELIMSIRKIAKKCKLKPYNEDLEKGFLRHVLIRTGYNTGEIMVVLVVTKKIFPSKTKFIAELKKAHPEVDTLIMNLNSRKTSVVLGGWEKVLYGKGYIEDILCGKKFQLSARSFYQINPIQTEKLYNKAIEMAELKGNEVVLDTYCGIGTIGIIASDKAKKVIGVEVNHQAVKNAKNNAKINECSNIEFYERDATDFMKAAAKDDFDIDVLFMDPPREGSNEHFLGAAVKLSPRTIVYISCNPETQARDLKYLVKDYEVREIQPVDLFPQTHHSECIVKLVRKGL
- a CDS encoding ATP-binding cassette domain-containing protein, whose protein sequence is MKLNNISKKYDSQEKNSLALNNISISINQNKIIGLVGKNGSGKTTLLKILAKHIFPTQGHIENLSEKNTSISLSNDFEPIFSNFKLEHIIKIASDCYCNFDEIYARKLLEKFNLNLNVKYMSLSKGQSGLFNFIIGLCSYAQLTLFDETFVSCDIPTRKLLLDEMLDSYIEHPRTIILSSHYIQEFENYLEEILIIDKGKIAFHTSRDELDSKALRIIVPEKISARLYKNYNVLNSSCFGSQCDIKIYDELSTEDRNYFKSHNCEISKLKLDELFIAITEEDLNHD
- a CDS encoding GntR family transcriptional regulator, translating into MHINTNSNVPIYEQIAKLIEDQILSDELQADSKVYSTNQLAKLFSINPATARKGLTILIDKNIIYKKRGVGMFVYQNAKEIILQEKSNQFYSNFIENMLLEAKKIGLSKHDVIQLIKNGAK